From Lycium ferocissimum isolate CSIRO_LF1 chromosome 12, AGI_CSIRO_Lferr_CH_V1, whole genome shotgun sequence, one genomic window encodes:
- the LOC132040734 gene encoding cation/H(+) antiporter 4-like codes for MSNSKESISTQKVLQCVSFPPRGFSLGFFRKGSTPWIYSVPTIEFQILIMYIVTQLFHIPLKRLGFPKLASEIFAGLILGSTLLGRYKTYQETLFPLPSQSILGALSTFGYLLFLFLSGVKMDTSMTRKLGRRALVIGVLNHIVPLVTGMITIFALSSSFFQEGVPTLSPHIEVITIARTSFPVISFLLKDLGLLNSELGRLALSSALISDLFGLTINATGVLVYIGARNPLERAIKDAILLIFFIIVVIFVFRPLMIWVVKRTPEGKPVKDVYILLIVLAVLLSGIFSDWFEQTVLVGPLIFGLAVPEGPPLGSTLVDKLDPFASGFLLPIFVSLMSLRTNLSAINPSSSYTFANIILICVASISKILACLLPMLYCKMPLNDAAAISLIMSTRGVVDLAIYSFLRDTKIINQASFAFMVIATAVTAIFVQIMVRWLYDPSRKYAGYQRRNLRNSNKKLPILVCIHNQDNTAAILRLLEKSNPTRDFPIVANVLHLIELRGRASSVFISHQVQTKAISDVSYSENVILAFQGYERNNYGAVTIQAFTAISPCNLMHEDICTLALDVLASIIILPFHRKWAVDGSVEVEDHILRTLNSSVLERAPCSVGILVDRGQLRRSSSVRSSENVYSVAILFLGGNDDEEALTFAKRMAISGTISLTVIRLISKKDIDQVLDLDIIGDWKHSRSSWENVHYIEHHVNETTETALLVRSLVDDYDLIITGRRDNTHSPLTAGLEEWSEIPELGVIGDMLASKDLKTRASVLVIQQQQTAL; via the exons ATGAGCAATTCCAAAGAATCCATCTCTACACAAAAGGTTCTTCAATGTGTATCATTCCCTCCAAGAGGATTTTCACTTGGATTCTTTCGGAAAGGGTCCACTCCCTGGATTTATTCAGTCCCAACTATTGAATTTCAAATACTCATTATGTATATTGTCACCCAACTTTTTCATATTCCTCTCAAGCGCCTTGGATTTCCCAAGCTTGCTTCTGAAATCTTT GCGGGGCTAATTCTTGGATCTACTTTGCTTGGGCGTTATAAGACTTACCAAGAAACCTTGTTTCCTCTTCCAAGTCAATCAATTCTTGGTGCACTGTCAACTTTCGGTTACCTACTTTTCCTGTTTCTAAGTGGTGTGAAAATGGACACTAGCATGACAAGGAAATTAGGAAGGAGGGCACTAGTAATAGGTGTTCTTAATCACATAGTTCCTTTGGTAACCGGTATGATAACCATATTTGCATTATCAAGCTCTTTCTTTCAAGAAGGCGTCCCAACACTCTCCCCTCATATTGAAGTGATAACTATTGCTAGGACGTCATTTCCTGTCATCTCTTTCCTCCTTAAGGATCTCGGACTTCTTAATTCAGAACTTGGGCGATTAGCACTCTCTTCAGCACTTATTAGTGACTTATTTGGGCTCACTATCAACGCAACTGGCGTTCTAGTTTATATAGGTGCAAGGAATCCACTGGAAAGAGCAATCAAGGATGcgatacttttaatttttttcattattgtGGTTATTTTTGTCTTTAGGCCACTAATGATATGGGTAGTCAAAAGGACCCCTGAAGGGAAGCCTGTTAAAGACGTTTacatattgctaattgttcttGCCGTATTACTTTCTGGTATCTTCTCTGACTGGTTTGAACAAACAGTTCTTGTAGGTCCTTTAATATTTGGATTGGCCGTACCTGAGGGACCCCCTTTAGGATCTACTCTAGTAGATAAACTTGATCCATTTGCCTCTGGCTTTCTGTTGCCTATTTTTGTTAGTCTAATGTCATTAAGAACAAATCTCTCTGCCATAAATCCCTCTTCTTCTTATACATTTGCCAATATTATCCTAATTTGTGTCGCAAGTATATCCAAAATCCTAGCATGTTTACTTCCCATGCTATATTGCAAAATGCCTTTAAATGATGCTGCAGCAATCAGCCTCATCATGTCTACAAGAGGCGTCGTCGACTTGGCTATCTATAGCTTTCTAAGAGATACTAAG ATTATCAATCAGGCGAGTTTTGCTTTTATGGTTATAGCAACAGCTGTTACAGCAATATTTGTGCAAATCATGGTGAGATGGCTTTATGATCCATCTAGGAAATATGCCGGATATCAAAGAAGAAACTTAAGGAACTCCAACAAGAAGTTACCCATACTTGTTTGCATCCATAATCAGGATAACACTGCTGCTATACTTAGACTACTGGAGAAATCTAATCCCACTAGGGATTTCCCTATAGTTGCCAATGTTCTCCACCTTATAGAGCTACGAGGTCGAGCATCTTCTGTTTTCATCTCTCACCAAGTTCAGACAAAGGCCATTTCTGATGTATCTTATTCGGAAAATGTCATTCTTGCTTTCCAGGGGTATGAACGGAACAACTATGGAGCTGTGACCATTCAGGCCTTTACAGCTATCTCCCCGTGCAATCTAATGCATGAGGATATATGTACCCTTGCCCTTGATGTCCTTGCATCCATCATTATATTGCCCTTTCATCGAAAATGGGCCGTGGATGGATCAGTAGAAGTTGAAGACCACATCTTGAGAACTTTGAACTCTAGTGTTCTTGAAAGAGCTCCTTGTTCTGTTGGAATCCTTGTTGATCGAGGCCAGTTGCGACGTTCCAGCTCTGTCCGTTCATCAGAGAATGTATATTCTGTTGCTATATTATTTCTAGGAGGAAATGACGATGAAGAAGCATTAACGTTTGCTAAACGAATGGCTATTAGTGGGACCATTAGCCTCACAGTGATACGGTTAATTTCCAAGAAAGATATCGATCAAGTTCTTGATTTGGATATTATAGGTGATTGGAAACATAGCCGAAGTAGTTGGGAAAATGTGCACTATATCGAGCATCACGTGAATGAAACAACAGAGACAGCATTATTAGTTCGTTCGTTAGTGGACGATTATGACCTTATAATAACAGGGCGACGAGACAATACACATTCTCCTCTAACAGCAGGACTTGAAGAATGGAGTGAAATCCCAGAGTTAGGAGTCATTGGTGACATGCTTGCCTCAAAGGATCTAAAGACAAGGGCTTCTGTCCTAGTGATTCAACAACAGCAAACAGCTCTATAG
- the LOC132040285 gene encoding uncharacterized protein LOC132040285 isoform X2: protein MSSSPSRSRGEQRPRNFDTEAKRMCWAKAETVPGRHPERWRKDSAGNVVCKRFFNCQGCLCFEYDHIIPFSKGGESIAENCQILQTRVNRLKANKDEIDTSQLKSYSCDIKFTGIPMFSALTR from the exons ATGAGCTCATCACCAAGTCGATCTCGAGGAGAGCAAAGGCCACGGAATTTTGACACAGAAGCGAAGAGGATGTGTTGGGCTAAGGCTGAGACTGTACCTGGTCGACATCCTGAACGCTGGCGCAAAGATTCCGCTGGTAACGTTGTCTGCAAACGCTTCTTCAATTGTCAAGGTTGTCTTTGCTTTGAGTATGACCACATCATTCCCTTCTCCAAAG GGGGCGAGTCCATAGCGGAGAATTGCCAGATTCTTCAGACAAGGGTGAACAGGCTTAAAGCCAACAAGGATGAGATTGATACTAGTCAGTTAAAAAGCTACTCCTGCGATATCAAGTTCACTG GTATTCCCATGTTTTCAGCTTTAACAAGATAA